ATGAAACCAGCCTTGGAGGAGCCGCGAGACCCACCGTACCAGGCTCCCCGAAACAGTAGCTCAAATCAGAAGCCATGGCCGTAATATTGGAAGCAAGAAGATGAATGTTCAGCTGCGTGTGCTCCATGCAAAATGAGCACCGAGCCCTCCAAATCCACCACAAAGTTGCTGCTGCAATAGGGTTGGAGTCCACTAGCATGTCTCGAAGCCAAGCGCTGCAATCTGGAGTGCCAAACGAAGGTCCTGTCGTTGTAAAGCCCATGCGCCACCAGACCCGCAAAGCTTGGTCACAATCACGAAGGCAATGGAGGACCGTTTCTTCACCGGCATTGCACAAGGTGCACCTATCAGACGCAGCCATACCCCTCTGAAATCGGCAGGCATTTGTTGGAAGGGCATTCTGCACCGCTAGCCAGACAAGCAAAGAGCACTTCAAAGGTGTTTTTAAACGCCAAATCCAGGTCCAATTCAGAGAGTTGTCACCAGGAGCTGCAAGCATACGTTGGCTAATAATCCAATTATAGCCAGAAGCCGTGGAATACTCTCCTGTGATGTGCCCAGACCAACAAACACTATCTGCAACTCCAGGATTGATTCTACCAGCAACCTCATTAATAATAGCAACCAAGTTATCAGGTAATATCGTCCATAACCGTTCCAACCACCAGTGCTCACCATCCCAAATATCCTTTAATTGCAGCTCTACATCATAAAAATGTACAAAGTCCACAAGCTGACACAGCGGCTGAGGAGTGCACCAGGGTGTATGCCAGAAAGATGACAAGCCATTACCAATCTTAAATTCAAAGCCAGGACGCAACACCTCTCTAGCCTTCAAGAAACCCCTCCAAACTGACGATCCTTGGTTCTCAGTTGCAAGCAAAAAAGAACAATTTGGAAAATACCGAGCTTTCATAAGTTGCACCCAGGGTTTATTAGAGTCCACAAGGATCTCCCACACATGCTTACCCAATAAAGCCACATTATGGTCTCTAGCTTTTCTCAAACCTAAGCCACCAAGTCTCTTTGGGAGAGCAATACGATCCCACCCAGCCAAGTGAATACCACGGCCATCCCTATTTTTCCAAATAAAATTCCTGACAGTAGCATCCAGTTTGTCACACACACCCTGAGGCATCCATACCTGACTCATACAATAGGTTGGCATAGCAGTAAGAACTGATTGTGCCAGAGTTACTCTTCCTGCTCTATTCAAGAGTTTGCACTTCCAACCCGCCAAGCGAGAATTAATtctatcaaaaataaaattaaaatcctGCTTATTAATCCTCTTCTGGAAAATAGGAAAACCCAAATACCTGCCAATATCAGAAGTAAATTGAAAGCCAGCAATACCAAcaattctgttttttttctGGGTACTCAGCCCTGCATACCCCAAGATTTTGGATTTCGCTTCATTAACCTTCAAGCCTGATGCATTACAAAAATTATCTAGCAGCTCCTTTAAGCAAGCCACTTGGCTGTCCTTCGCTTTAACAAAGAGAAGAACATCATCTGCAAAAAAGAGATGGGACAAACCAGGGCCATTTCGAACCGTACAAATGGGATCCCACCTCCCCTCCTGAACTGCAGTAGAAATCGCAGAACTGAACCTTTCCATGCAAAGAACAAAGAGATATGGAGATAGAGGGTCCCCTTGACGAAGTCCCCGCTTTGCAGCAAACGACTGCAATCGCTCACCATTCCACAAAATAGATAACTGAGATGTTGTAACACAATGCATAATGAGATCCACAAGAGAAGGTGGGAAGGCAAAAGCCACCAAAGTTTCCCTCAAGAAACGCCAGTCAACCCGATCATAAGCCTTCTCAAGATCAAGTTTAAACACCAAGTTTCCGTTTTTCCTGCGGCCCTTTTGTTGATGATGCACTATCTCCTGAAGGGCAATAGCATTATCACTAGTGCTCCTTCCAGGGATAAAACTACTCTGCATAGGGCTAATAATCTCATTAAGGATAGGCCTGATTCTATTCACAATAATTTTTGTGATGAGCTTATAAATCACGTTGCACAAACTGATAGGCCTGAAATCCTTAAAAGAGATGGGGCAATCCAATTTTGGGATGAGAGCTATAAGAGTTTCCCCTAGAGCAGGATCAAACTGTTTAGTCTGAAAAGCATTTTTAACACACTGATAAACTGCATCACCTACCACATCCCAATATGTTTTGTAGAAGAAAGCATGAAAACCATCTGACCCTGGAGCTTTGAATGACCCCATGTGCTGAAGAGCCATATAGACCTCATCTTTGGTGACTTCTCGCTCAAGATCCGGAATAAAATGCGCAGGGATAGGGAGCAATCCCGGAGTTGGCAAGCAGGATGTATCCACCTCAACTGTTTCTGCAAACAAAGATTTAAAGTAGTCAATAGCGCCTTGCTGAAGAGTTTCTACGTCATCACACCAAACTCCGTTTGGGAGATTAAGCCCCAAAATGCGGTTTCTCTTCCTGCGAATAACAGTTTGAGCATGAAAGAAAGCTGTGTTCCGATCTCCATATTTAACCCATTTTTCTCTAGATTTTTGGAACCATAACATTTCTTCTTGGGCCAAGATCTCATTATATTCTTTCTTGAGACTATTAAGTGAATGTAGTAACGCCACCGAGTCCACTGTTTCAAGTCTCAATTGAATCGACGCCATACAATTCTCAATATGCCTCTTACGCCGGAAAATGTTGCCAAAAGTCTTCTTATTAAATTCTATAGAATCGGTTTTCACCTCATGAAGAGCCGTCAGCACATCCGGCCCTCCTTTCTGCCAAGCCTCTTGAACAACATCACCATATAGAGGATGCATAGCCCAGGCTGCTTCAAATCGGAATGGTCGATTCCCCATATTCTCAATTTTTCTCCCACACCGAAGAAGAATGGGACTATGGTCTGAATGGAGTCTGGGAAGGACCTCAATTCCACCCTCCGGGAAAGCCACACGCCAAGGAAGAGAAGCCACAGCACGATCAAGTCGTTTGTGGACAGGAGCCTGACCTTGACAGTGTCGGAACCAAGTGAAAGCCATACCAGTTGCACCAATATCCACCAAGTTGCAAGAATTCAGATTATCAAGAAACGTCTGCGCTCTTGAATGAGAAAAAATACCACCACGTTGTTCGGTTGAGGCCAAGGTGTCATTGAAATCACCCACTAAAACCCATGGAGTAGAGATCGTAGAAGCCACACCCCGCAGATGATTCCAGAGAAACTGTCTATTAATGGGAATAGGGCTCGCATATACTCCTGAACAAACCCATTGAAGATTGCCAATAGAGATGGATAAGGTAATAACCTGAGCATGAGAGGCCAAAACACTCACAGAACCAGCTATATCATTCAGTGCCAGCGCCCAGATTCCCCCCGCTTGGCCTTGAGCCTCTTCAATAGCAACAGAACTGTAGCCTAGTTTAGTCCAGAAATTTTGAAGACGGCTGAATTGGACATGAGTTTCCagaataaaacaaatatttGGCTTATGTTTCTTCAGCATCTCTTTTAAATTCCTCTTAGATACTGCATTTGCGGCACCACGCACATTCCATGAGAGAACATTGAAATCTGGTTGTACAATcattaaaaacaatttaaaCGCGAACCAGAACACACAGCAATCCGATGCTACGTTGTGCTAATGTTGGGCTCCTGCCCAGGCGCAATCTCATCCGTGCTAATTGACTCTGTAGGCTGCACTCCACATGCCACTTCCATCTCATGATCACCTCCCTGTGAGTTATCAGGAGGACGAGACCCATAAGCTACTGCCGATTGGGTTCCTGCCTTAAAAACACCATCTATCATCTCTGTAGCCATGGGACAAACTGGCACAGGAGCTTGTTGATTGTCCCCTGTCCGTTGAACCTGTTCGCGGACTTTGGCCCCAGTATCTTTTTCTACGTTTATTATTTGACTTGTTGATCCCATGTGAAAATTTGGAACAGATCCCAACAGGTTTGAATTTTGGGTCTTGGCATTATCTTTTTCTGCTCTAGTGGGTCCCTCTTTCCGTTTCTTAATCCACACTTTTTCCCCAACAAATTTCCCTTGCCTAGTGTGGTCCCTACCTGTCTCCTCCTGCTGCTTGCCCTTATTAATATCATCCTCAATAGCCACGTGCGTTGACTTCCCCTGAGGAGCCAGGATACCATTCCCTTTTAATTCCTGATTTGGTGGAGCTTTATTTTTTTCCATTACTGTCTGGAGATTCTTTCCATTACTTGGCTGATTCTTAGGGCCACGTTTCTTCTTTGTAACAACCATCCATTCTCCTAAAATTTCACAATCTGCATCTGGCATATTATGTGGCTTCTCCATAATAAACACATCATTGACCATTAAACCCCCAggaataattccctgagaatcCGCCCCCATGAGTACATCAGTTTCTATGTTTTGCGAATTATCCTCCTGAATGTTCGCTCCAGCCGTCGGTGCACTAGGGTTTGGCGTATCTTGCTGGCTTTGTGACGGCGGCGCCTCCTGTTCCTTTAGCATGGCAGTTGGTGTACCTGAGGTGCAATCTCTTCCCCTGTGTCCATAGCAACCACACTTGGAGCAGATGATGTGCAATCCCTCATACTCAACCTTGTACCAGAATCCCTCAATGCAGATTTTGCCAATCACAGGTTTAGCTAGATCCAACTCCACACATATCCTTGCAAACTTTCCCCGCTCCGCTCGAAGCGTATTGCCATCCACTCGTATAGGTTTTCCCACTGCAGTAGCCACGCCAAGAAGGAAACTCTCATCATAGAACACCACATTTAGTCCTGGAATGCGAATCCACGCAAGAGTTTTTGAGACTTTTGCCAGAGGTGACAAGAAATCCTTATTCCATGTAGACACTGCTAGATAATGATCAAATATCATCCAAGGCCCACCCTCCATAACCTTTGTTCTGTCAGCGGCAAGATCAAATTTCACCATAAAGAAACCATTGTCAATGTCTAGCAGATCAAAATCAGCCGTAAGTCTCCACACTGCTGAGAGGCGAGACTTCATGGTTCTATAGCCCAACTTCTTTCCCAGTAGTGATACTACCAAAGCTTCTTGCCATGGATAGCACAACTCCTTGATCGCATCCGCATCTGTGATCACTTGTGGCAGCATAGGGTTGTCATTATAGTGAACGATCTTCATCTTTCCTTGTTCAACCAAGCTAACAGCTGTCTTGGCTGGGGGTGCTACCTTTCCCCCTAGCAATTTGTCTCGAAAGGACGTCTTCCCCCAGGCTTGATTTGCCCCACTGCCTTGTTGTTGCGAACGAAGAAGGCCATCGCCTTCTGAGAAAGCCtccataaaccctagcagagtctATATTCACTGGAGCTGAGAGTAGAGTGATTTTTAGAATCAAAGTTTTTTGCaagaattaatatatttaaaaggACAGTTTTGCATTtacacaattttaaaaataaaaaatctatttttaaataaattacatAGACTTAAATaattagtaaaaaataaaaaaatattaaaaaataaaaatgaactaTTCtgatttatctatatatatttttaacagACTAATATGTGTAActaaatttttttgaaactctAAAATTGGGCTATAAGCTagataaattaagaaaatatgacCAATATTTTAATGAATAACAAAGATAATATAAACCAAGTTATAAATCTTCCAGTAGTCATCTTACTTATTGCCATCCATTCGGCCAGTGTAAATCACTCCAATAGTTTTCATTATTAGGTAACAAGAGTTTTTGTTCTTTTACGATCAAACATATAAAATCCATTGGGCAACATGGTATCTAATCCCAACTTGAACAGAGCAAGCACTTCTTATGGAGGTTCGCTGTATTTCAAGATATGCATACATATAATTCATTATATTTAACAACTTGAAATATCTCCCACACATTATATGTTGCAAGTTGAATTGATGGATTTATTAAACAATATTAATTATCTAgatgcatgtatgcaaaatgcaATGCTTCTAGCCTCACTCATGAATCATGATTCAACAATATTACATACCTCATATCAGAAACTCAGAATCACATGTCTTCACGCTACTGATTTTTGGGCCGCCACTAGGAAAGATTTTCCTACATAAGTTGTCGGAATAATTTGTTATAATAATCAATTAATAATCAATAATATAGTAATAGTGGATGATTGATTGAGTTGGATCCATTCATCCAATGGTACGCCGTTTTCCACGTGTCAGATGAGGTGTCTGGAACTTGCTCGATGTTTACCATCTGATCTGCTATAAAAGCCATCAATTTCCATTATTAACTCCTAAATATCAGAACCAAAGCACCAATCTAATAAGCGTGGTTTCGTGCTTCAGTTTTTCATAGAAGGAGCTTTCCAATCCTTCCTGGAATGCAGTGCTTCTTCTCTTGTTGAATCCATTGCTTTGTTTGTTGAGTTTTCCAGCTCTCTCTCGTGTATACGTGAAGGTATGTTATAGTTCAGTTTTTTCTTGGTAGTTATCATGATAATTTAATCTCAACGAGCCGTGAGACTAATTACTCGTCTTAGTATTTATGCATTAAGTTTTATGTTATTCGTTACAaatgttttttctattcatAAAAATTGTAATCtacaactaactacttaaacgaGGAAGTGCGAAATTAttgaactttttcttttttgagttttatttttcGGTGACAAAACTGTCCTCGTACCTTGTAGAAACTCCTACGTGGTAGAATCATCTATTTTATTAGGAAGAGGTGTTGCCGCTGAAAATACTTTTATGGCAAACATCAAAAAGCATGACAACAATACTTTCCTTTTTGGTTCCTATTTATCCATTTAATTTGTGAATACGATGATGCTAAGCACCACTTCAACACAGTGGGTTCCTCCTTCACTAGTTCCACATCGCAATCAATCTAGTTTCTGCTTAACCTTTCCAATCCATCATCATCGTTCTCATGATAACTCTCTAGGTATACCTTCAGAAcaacttaacaatttaattacTATTCATATGATGTGTTAATATTCTAGTTCAAAAGTTTCGGGGTTCTGTAGAGTCAgtagtctcacattgactagagatatgatatAGATAGCTTTTATAAGCGTAGAACAACTCCCAtatcttgagctagctttttgATTGAGTCAGAGTTCAGACCTCTCAAATTCTAATATGTAGCAACATCCAATGGTTATAATTTTCTAATCTTTATGCtgcagttttgtgatccttAAGCTAGCTTTTAGGTTGAGTTAGTTAGACCTCTTAATTTCTAATATGTAgcaaattttataaattttaatctCTTGGAACATTCAATAGTTGTAATTTTCTAATCTTTACACTCTAGTTTTGTGATACAGTgatattctttttctttttatgttttatgCATATAACATGTTTGTCTTATGGTCCTTAATGTTTGCTCTGGTGACACAGTGATCAAGTGTTTGAAGATGACGGTCACACCTAAGATCTCTGTTAACGATGGGAACCTGGTTGTCCATGGCAAGACCATATTGACTGGGGTGCCTGACAACGTTGTGCTGACTCCAGGATCTGGGAAGGGCCTTGTTGCTGGTGCATTTGTTGGTGCTACAGCTTCACATAGCAAATGCCTTCATGTTTTCCCCATGGGTGTTTTACAGTAAGTTCTTGCTCTCACAACTAATTCACATATGCCACTCTTTTCTATTGTGTCCTGTTGTTAACAGAAACTCATGTACCTGCTTTTTAGTTGACAATCCTAAGTTTATTTCACTGCTTGAAATTATGTGAGTGGTTTGGATTATTTAGTTTATAGACTTCATTGTCAGAAAGTTTATAATAACCTTCAGAAATGAATTCATGTTTAAATGATTTGAGGTGATGAATAAACAGGATCAATTTTGATGTTAATGACTTGGTGTTACTCATATTATCTTCTACTTGAAATTCAATTCACTTCTTGCTCTTACATCTAGATTTAGTGTCAGACATGATGCTTTAAATTGAGGTTGGTTATTCTAGGTTAAGTATAAAATCTTAAAAAATTTGATTGCAGTACATTAACCTGGATGGTGTATTTTTTATTGGTAACCATGATTATGCTAAACTATTATTTGTTATGAAACTTAGTTGGACTACTGGCTTGACTCTTGATGAATTGGCGTGAGTGCATTGAGTTTACTAATTTTTGTTGCACTTCATGTACAGGGGACAACGGTTCATGTGTCTTTTCCGGTTCAAGTTATGGTGGATGACGCAAAGAATGGGAACTTGTGGGAGGGATGTCCCTCTAGAGACTCAATTCATGCTTATCGAAAGCAAAGACAGCGAAGGTGATGAGGAGAATTCTCCTACCATCTACACTGTCTTGCTTCCTCTCCTAGAGGGTCCATTCCGAGCTGTTCTACAAGGCAATGACAAAAACGAGATAGAGATATGCCTCGAGAGTGGTGAGTAACTCTTGGTTATGCATATGGTTTAGTGAAGGCTGCATCAAACACAGCATTTATTTCATAGTTTAGTGCTATGTCTGCTGTTAATTCAGTTCCTTCCAGTCATCCAAAAGTTGAAGGTCTCACCACCTGAAAATATGGGGTGGAGCCGTCATCAATGCAAATAGAATTGGACTGGATAAACTACTCGATGACTATCAATCAATTGAATCATACAAATGGAGTTTATAGCTTtggagaaaaatatatatagggtGGCGTCCCAAAACTACCCTTTTGGTATGTGGTATGGTTTTGCAGGGGACTCTGCTGTTGAGACTAACCAAGGCCTTCACACGGTTTACTTGCATGCTGGGACCAACCCTTTTGAAGTCATCAACCAAGCTGTCAAGTAAGATATTTTCTTCCCCTTTGTCTGGCTACTATGTTTTTGTGCTACTGTCCCTATGATCTTCTTAACCCATAAAAGCCGCACGTTGTCTTGTCTTATTTAGTTAGAACTTATTCTTCATTTGGTGAATATCAGAATATGTATATGGAAGTTTTACTGACtcctttatattttatttttcaagggCTGTGGAAAAGTACTTGCAAACTTTTGTTCACCGTGAGAAGAAAAGAGTAAGACCTTCTTCCTTGCAGTGTTACTAATGTTTATGCTGAGTTAATATCTATTGGATATCGTCACCTTGTTTTGTTGATTTTATGCAGTTGCCATCTTTTGTTGACTGGTTTGGCTGGTGTACATGGGATGCTTTCTATACAGATGTCACAGCTGAGGGTGTTGAGGAAGGCCTGAACAGGTAAATAGTGAGAGAAATTGTACATTGTGTTTGTTTTagatgaatgaagaagatggtgTTTAAAGGTTAGCTAGACACTGAAATTTGTTCAACATGACTGCAGCTTATCTAAGGGAGGTACACCTCCACGGTTCCTCATCATAGATGATGGTTGGCAACAGATTGAAAGTAAACAAAAGGATGCTGATTGCGTTGTACAAGAAGGAGCACAGTAAGATTTCTGTGTTTCTATGACTATTAACAATTTTCTGTTGTCAATTCAATTACCTATATCTCAATTATCCATACTAATATACATATTTAAAGtagttatatttttttgtaattGATCTCAGTAAAGAACTTGCAATTGATAACTTGAAATTGTAATGATTGCAGGTTTGCTACAAGGTTGACTGGTATCAAAGAAAACACTAAATTTCAAAAGAATGGACAGAACAGCGAGCAAACATCAGGTCTCAAGCATCTTGTAGAAGGAGTAAAGAAGCATCACAATGTGAAGTATGGTCTTTGATCATTAAAAACTTCTGATGTAGTGCATTTTCTTTTCTACAGTAGTGCTTCGTCACATGAGGGAATTAATATTTGGCAAGTATCTCGCCTAATTAATCTTCTGAATTCTTCCTTTGTTGGACAGAAATGTTTATGTATGGCATGCTCTAGCTGGTTATTGGGGTGGTGTGAAGCCAGCAGCAGTTGGCATGGAACATTATGACACTGCCTTGGCATATCCAGTCCAGTCACCTGGTGTACTTGGAAACCAACCAGACATTGTCATGGACAGCTTGGCTGTACATGGTTTAGGCCTAGTGCACCCAAAAAAGGTTTTCAATTTCTACAATGAGCTCCATGCTTACTTAGTTTCGTGTGGAGTGGATGGAGTGAAGGTTGATGTGCAGAACATCATTGAGACCCTTGGTGCTGGACACGGTGGCAGAGTCTCACTCACACGCAGCTATCATCATGCGCTGGAGGCTTCCATTGCTCGTAACTTTGCCGACAATGGATGCATTGCGTGCATGTGTCACAATACTGATGGACTTTATTGTTCGAAGCAGACCGCTGTTGTGAGAGCCTCTGATGATTTTTACCCTCATGATCCTGCTTCCCACACCATCCATATTTCATCTGTTGCATACAACTCTCTCTTCCTTGGAGAATTTATGCAAACAGATTGGGACATGTTCCATGTAAGTATAACTCAAGTGCTGTTAAATCGTAATTTAGTCAGTGCctgttttttccttttcaaaagcTATAAAGTTTTTCTTCATgctaatagattttttttttgtaatttcagAGTTTACACCCAGCAGCAGAGTATCATGCTGCGGCTCGTGCAATTGGTGGATGTCCAATTTATGTTAGGTACAGTCATAGCCACAATTTGCACATTTATTTTTCTGCTTTTAGATGAAACTGGCTTGTTCATAACTGGTATTTTTGTATTTATGACGATTTACAGTGACAAGCCAGGTAATCACAATTTCGATCTCCTGAAGAAGCTAGTTCTCCCGGATGGTTCGGTTATCCGTGCTCAGTTACCGGGAAGGCCTACCCGTGACTCTCTCTTTGTTGATCCAGCGAGAGATGGGACTAGGTTTGTTTTCTTAACCCTAGTATCTGTGTTCCTTCTAAAGCCATGTTccttgaaaataaaattgaagacAGTTGACTCATTTCACTAAATTGCAATTTCCAGCATGCTCAAAATATGGAACTTGAACAAGTGCAGTGGAGTTGTTGGTGTGTTTAACTGCCAAGGTGCTGGATGGTGCAAGGTTGAGAAGAAAACTCGCATCCATGATGCATCTCCTGGTACACTCAGTGGCTCTGTTTGTGCCTCTGATGTTGACCTCATCCCCCAAGTTGCTGGTCTTGAATGGTCTGGCGAGACTATTGTTTATGCTTATAGATCAGGTACTATTAATATTCTTTTTGGTAATCAGTTACTATGAATTTAATACATGAGTAGGAAGATGAATTCAATTCTCTCTTTCAAGATGGGCAAATCATCATGTGTGTAGAAGGGTTATGAATTATGATGTACTTTTGTTGACTTTGATGTCTGGTAGAGTAATCCTCTTCCTTATTTATTTCAGGTGAGGTTATTCGGCTACCAAAAGGAGTTTCTGTTCCAGTGACACTAAGAGTTTTGGAGTTTGAACTTTTCCATTTCTGTCCAATCCATGTAAGTTTATACTAATATGATATTTCCTTGGATTTTGGATTCCTGCTTTTGGTCTAAACACTAACCTATCCTTTGTTTATTGAACAGGAAATAGCACCAGGTATTTCCTTTGCAGCAATAGGGCTACTGGATATGTTTAACACTGGAGGAGCTGTGGAGCAGGTTGAAATCAACAAACCAGAACTATTTGATGGTGAGGTGAGTTCTAACACAGCAACTATTGCTCTgaaagtcagaggaaatggcAGATTTGGGGTATACTCCTCCCAGAGCCCGTTGAAGTGTGCAGTAGATGGCAGTGAAACCGACTTTTTCTATGACTCAGAGACAGGGTTGACAACCTTCTTGATCCCAGTTCCTTCAGAGGAGTTGTATAGATGGTCAATAGAGATCCAAGTTTAAGTCACCAATCATTAACACTAGGCATTAAGTGCATTGTTTAGGGAGATGGGTTTTGTTGTAATATTCGACATTTGGTACTATGTAGCTAAGGGTGGGGGAAATGCCTTGGTTGCAAtgtcaaatgtataattaagaGTAGCGTGTCATCCGTGGGGAGAGAAATCATGTTGTTTGCCCATTATGTGTTTGTTTCTTTTGAATAAAAAGTTCACATCAAGTGGTTGAGTATGGTCCAGTTTGGTTTTTGTTTTGTGCATGTGGAGTCTTATTGTCTCATGGTTATCAAGAGGTTGATTAATAAAGATTGTCCAAgcatgtacttttttttttataggcaaatgttagtggttagttgttagtaagttagaaaatccctttaaattttcctaccaggattcgaaccctgaaccttctcctcccAACCCTTATGTTCAAGCATGTACTTGTGGGGCTTATTTTTAGGGACATTTTTAGATTAGTCTCTTCGTTTTTGTCTCTTTCTTTTGTTGATGTATTGTGTGATGCTAGTAAGGTAGGTGATTATCTGTCCAAACACTCCCTTGTTCATGTTGATGAGGTTTGGCTAGATAAACTTCGTCATTGTTTTCAATCCATTTTATTTTTCGAATGTTaattctgtttttctttttgtatatCGGAAAGATGAATTGCATTTTTTAGGGAGTGATTCATGGACCTCCCACACTCAACCCACATGTCTCCTAGCTCTTACTACTTAGTTATCATTCGGGGACGAATACTAATTCTTTAAGTTAATGAAATTACTTTATATTTttcatataatatatataatatgaaatATGTTTGATTACTACTTTCATTAATATTTTGCAATGCAAGAGAGAAAAGTGGGGAATTGAAATTCTGATATTattcactaatttttttttttgattaagATATTATTCACTAATTGATACAACtgggaggttttttttttgaaactggatAATATATTAAGAAAAATCAAGTTGTCACAGAGGCTATTACATCTGCATGAATTAAAGACTCCAACTCCGGCGGCACCTCCTCAATCCAAGCCGAGTTATGACAAAAGACAAACTAAAGTGAAAAAACGATGAGACCAAGTCTCTACAATCACTAATGACAGAAAATAAATAGGAATCGCCACCCTTTGCCTTCATCCAAGTATCAAAAAGCTGTAAACAATCTGTTTCAAGGCACACCGTTTGGAATCCAAGATCCTTGGCCAAAGAGAGCGACCAATGGAAAGCTAAAGCCTCTGCAATAATTGATGAGGTAGCATCGATAGGAAACGCCACTGCAGCGGCCATAACTTGAGCTAAATTGTTCCTCGCTATAAATCCAAGACCTGTAGGAGCACTATGAACCCATGGagcatcaaaattaattttaatacatTCCTCACCAGGTCTGGTCCAAGAGTTCCGTGCTAGCAATCCATTCTCCACCGGTGGCCGCACCAAAACGCCTTCCTCTGCTATCGAGAGCAAGTTGTTGAACCGTGCCATAAAGCCTGTGAACTCCGGTACCTTCTGTTGATAAATCACGACCTTACGAAGCTCCCAAATCACATACAGAAAGGTGAAGCATAACCCCGTCAAATGGTCATCCTGCTGGTCGAAAATTTGCTGCAAAAAATCTGCAGGGATGTCGCTCGACCGGAACCGCACGCCCATGGGTGAAGCAAACCACCATCTTGCAACAACCGGGCACAAGAAGAGAACATGAACAATGGTTTCTGGATGCACACCACAGAATGGACATTCTTCCTCAACTTGCATCCCCCGAACACAGAGAGCACATCTCACTGGGACAATATTCTTTGCCACCCTCCAAGCTACTTCATTACACCGAGGGAGAGCATCAACGGCCCATAAAGTCTTCCAGAAACGAGCATGGGGCAGTT
This is a stretch of genomic DNA from Lotus japonicus ecotype B-129 chromosome 1, LjGifu_v1.2. It encodes these proteins:
- the LOC130725182 gene encoding uncharacterized protein LOC130725182: MEAFSEGDGLLRSQQQGSGANQAWGKTSFRDKLLGGKVAPPAKTAVSLVEQGKMKIVHYNDNPMLPQVITDADAIKELCYPWQEALVVSLLGKKLGYRTMKSRLSAVWRLTADFDLLDIDNGFFMVKFDLAADRTKVMEGGPWMIFDHYLAVSTWNKDFLSPLAKVSKTLAWIRIPGLNVVFYDESFLLGVATAVGKPIRVDGNTLRAERGKFARICVELDLAKPVIGKICIEGFWYKVEYEGLHIICSKCGCYGHRGRDCTSGTPTAMLKEQEAPPSQSQQDTPNPSAPTAGANIQEDNSQNIETDVLMGADSQGIIPGGLMVNDVFIMEKPHNMPDADCEILGEWMVVTKKKRGPKNQPSNGKNLQTVMEKNKAPPNQELKGNGILAPQGKSTHVAIEDDINKGKQQEETGRDHTRQGKFVGEKVWIKKRKEGPTRAEKDNAKTQNSNLLGSVPNFHMGSTSQIINVEKDTGAKVREQVQRTGDNQQAPVPVCPMATEMIDGVFKAGTQSAVAYGSRPPDNSQGGDHEMEVACGVQPTESISTDEIAPGQEPNISTT
- the LOC130730642 gene encoding probable galactinol--sucrose galactosyltransferase 2 isoform X2; the encoded protein is MTVTPKISVNDGNLVVHGKTILTGVPDNVVLTPGSGKGLVAGAFVGATASHSKCLHVFPMGVLQGQRFMCLFRFKLWWMTQRMGTCGRDVPLETQFMLIESKDSEGDEENSPTIYTVLLPLLEGPFRAVLQGNDKNEIEICLESGDSAVETNQGLHTVYLHAGTNPFEVINQAVKAVEKYLQTFVHREKKRLPSFVDWFGWCTWDAFYTDVTAEGVEEGLNSLSKGGTPPRFLIIDDGWQQIESKQKDADCVVQEGAQFATRLTGIKENTKFQKNGQNSEQTSGLKHLVEGVKKHHNVKNVYVWHALAGYWGGVKPAAVGMEHYDTALAYPVQSPGVLGNQPDIVMDSLAVHGLGLVHPKKVFNFYNELHAYLVSCGVDGVKVDVQNIIETLGAGHGGRVSLTRSYHHALEASIARNFADNGCIACMCHNTDGLYCSKQTAVVRASDDFYPHDPASHTIHISSVAYNSLFLGEFMQTDWDMFHSLHPAAEYHAAARAIGGCPIYVSDKPGNHNFDLLKKLVLPDGSVIRAQLPGRPTRDSLFVDPARDGTSMLKIWNLNKCSGVVGVFNCQGAGWCKVEKKTRIHDASPGTLSGSVCASDVDLIPQVAGLEWSGETIVYAYRSGEVIRLPKGVSVPVTLRVLEFELFHFCPIHEIAPGISFAAIGLLDMFNTGGAVEQVEINKPELFDGEVSSNTATIALKVRGNGRFGVYSSQSPLKCAVDGSETDFFYDSETGLTTFLIPVPSEELYRWSIEIQV
- the LOC130730642 gene encoding probable galactinol--sucrose galactosyltransferase 2 isoform X1 codes for the protein MMLSTTSTQWVPPSLVPHRNQSSFCLTFPIHHHRSHDNSLVIKCLKMTVTPKISVNDGNLVVHGKTILTGVPDNVVLTPGSGKGLVAGAFVGATASHSKCLHVFPMGVLQGQRFMCLFRFKLWWMTQRMGTCGRDVPLETQFMLIESKDSEGDEENSPTIYTVLLPLLEGPFRAVLQGNDKNEIEICLESGDSAVETNQGLHTVYLHAGTNPFEVINQAVKAVEKYLQTFVHREKKRLPSFVDWFGWCTWDAFYTDVTAEGVEEGLNSLSKGGTPPRFLIIDDGWQQIESKQKDADCVVQEGAQFATRLTGIKENTKFQKNGQNSEQTSGLKHLVEGVKKHHNVKNVYVWHALAGYWGGVKPAAVGMEHYDTALAYPVQSPGVLGNQPDIVMDSLAVHGLGLVHPKKVFNFYNELHAYLVSCGVDGVKVDVQNIIETLGAGHGGRVSLTRSYHHALEASIARNFADNGCIACMCHNTDGLYCSKQTAVVRASDDFYPHDPASHTIHISSVAYNSLFLGEFMQTDWDMFHSLHPAAEYHAAARAIGGCPIYVSDKPGNHNFDLLKKLVLPDGSVIRAQLPGRPTRDSLFVDPARDGTSMLKIWNLNKCSGVVGVFNCQGAGWCKVEKKTRIHDASPGTLSGSVCASDVDLIPQVAGLEWSGETIVYAYRSGEVIRLPKGVSVPVTLRVLEFELFHFCPIHEIAPGISFAAIGLLDMFNTGGAVEQVEINKPELFDGEVSSNTATIALKVRGNGRFGVYSSQSPLKCAVDGSETDFFYDSETGLTTFLIPVPSEELYRWSIEIQV